The Deinobacterium chartae genome contains a region encoding:
- a CDS encoding DUF2201 family putative metallopeptidase translates to MPAKRRTQANPADEAFHAALEAIEAHPLLSALAYRVRTDRSEDNRCPDHALVIIHSDGHLLAHPRRRAAPAEWIWALTHALLHLGLGHLEELPRRRAREWQAACDVYVTRFLHDLGLGLPPPGVDPARLPALSEERLYQQFVNGGIPAHLEELGTAGSSPDMRVVELPPKAQPTDWAALLARGIASAVAGAVDQASGLQRRSTAATRARDWFVSSYPLLGALAAGFEIIEDPLVCQRLDVSVAAVSDAAREIYLNPAAGLSDLELRFVMAHELLHVGLRHGPRAQGRDPYLWNVACDYIINAWLIEMQVGEPPAIGLLHDPELAGMSAEEIYDRICRDLRRYRKLATLRGAGLGDLLAPSSERWWERGAGCDLDAFYRRALASGLEFHQDQGRGLLPAGLVEEIRALSQPPVPWDVQLARWFDARFPPVVQRRSYARPSRRQSATPDLPRPRLAPDPHELEARTFAVLIDTSGSMDRLLLAKALGAAASYALSRDVPLVRVVFCDAAAHDAGYLAPEEIAGRVRVRGRGGTVLQPGVDLLEQARDFPERGPILVITDGECEPELRVRRDHAFLVPRGARLTFRARGPVFYFE, encoded by the coding sequence GTGCCCGCTAAGCGCCGCACCCAGGCCAACCCGGCCGACGAAGCGTTTCACGCGGCCCTCGAGGCCATCGAGGCGCATCCGCTGCTGAGTGCGCTGGCCTACCGTGTCCGTACGGACCGGTCAGAAGACAACCGCTGCCCGGATCACGCGCTGGTGATCATTCACTCGGACGGTCACCTGCTCGCCCACCCACGCCGCCGCGCCGCGCCCGCCGAGTGGATATGGGCGCTGACCCACGCACTGCTGCACCTGGGGCTGGGACACCTCGAGGAGCTGCCGCGCCGCCGCGCGCGCGAGTGGCAGGCGGCCTGCGACGTCTACGTCACCCGTTTTCTGCACGACCTGGGGCTGGGCCTGCCCCCGCCCGGGGTGGACCCGGCCCGGCTGCCCGCCCTGTCCGAGGAGCGGCTGTACCAACAGTTCGTGAACGGCGGCATCCCGGCGCACCTCGAGGAGTTGGGCACGGCAGGCAGCAGCCCGGACATGCGCGTAGTTGAGCTTCCGCCCAAAGCGCAGCCCACCGACTGGGCCGCGCTGCTTGCCCGCGGCATAGCCAGCGCGGTGGCAGGAGCGGTGGACCAGGCCTCGGGGCTGCAGCGGCGCAGCACCGCGGCCACCCGGGCGCGCGACTGGTTCGTCTCGAGCTATCCGCTGCTGGGCGCTTTGGCAGCGGGTTTCGAGATCATCGAAGATCCGCTGGTCTGTCAGCGCCTCGACGTCTCGGTTGCGGCCGTGAGCGACGCGGCACGCGAGATCTACCTCAATCCGGCGGCGGGACTGAGCGACCTCGAACTGCGCTTCGTGATGGCGCACGAACTGCTGCACGTGGGCCTGCGGCACGGGCCACGCGCGCAGGGACGCGACCCGTACCTGTGGAACGTGGCCTGCGACTACATCATCAACGCCTGGCTGATCGAGATGCAGGTGGGCGAGCCTCCGGCCATCGGTCTGCTGCACGACCCCGAGCTGGCCGGGATGTCGGCCGAGGAGATCTACGACCGGATCTGCCGCGACCTGCGGCGCTACCGTAAACTGGCGACCCTGCGCGGGGCGGGACTGGGCGACCTGCTGGCCCCCTCGAGCGAGCGCTGGTGGGAGCGCGGCGCGGGCTGCGACCTCGACGCCTTCTACCGCCGCGCGCTCGCCTCGGGCCTCGAGTTTCACCAGGACCAGGGGCGCGGGCTGCTGCCCGCCGGGCTGGTCGAGGAGATCCGGGCACTCTCGCAGCCGCCGGTTCCCTGGGACGTGCAACTGGCCCGCTGGTTCGACGCACGCTTTCCGCCCGTCGTGCAGCGCCGCAGCTACGCGCGGCCCAGCCGCAGGCAGTCGGCCACCCCGGACCTGCCCCGTCCCCGGCTGGCCCCCGACCCGCACGAACTCGAGGCGCGCACCTTCGCCGTCTTGATCGACACCTCCGGCTCGATGGACCGCTTACTGCTGGCCAAAGCGCTGGGAGCCGCCGCCTCATACGCCCTGTCGCGCGACGTGCCCCTTGTGCGGGTGGTGTTCTGCGACGCCGCCGCGCACGACGCGGGCTACCTCGCTCCCGAGGAGATCGCCGGGCGGGTGCGCGTGCGCGGACGCGGCGGCACCGTGCTGCAACCGGGCGTGGACCTGCTCGAGCAGGCCCGCGACTTTCCCGAGCGCGGTCCGATCCTGGTCATCACCGACGGGGAATGCGAACCGGAGCTGCGCGTCCGGCGAGACCATGCTTTCTTGGTTCCGCGCGGAGCCCGTCTGACCTTTCGGGCACGCGGTCCGGTGTTCTACTTCGAGTAG
- a CDS encoding 3' terminal RNA ribose 2'-O-methyltransferase Hen1 — protein MLLSITYHGPQARDLGYLLHKHPDRLQRFSLPFGRAHVFYPEVNETRCTATLLLEVDPVALSRRAEGRNPGLPLEPYVNDRPYAANSFLSVALGDVYGTALAGRSRERQDLAGTPLTLEAHLPALRARRGGEALVRALFEPLGYTVQTRRVPLEERFPEWGESPYLELRLSGTRRLCELLAHLYVLIPVLDDAKHYWVGADEVEKLLRRGAGWLEAHPERERIVSRYLRYRAGLTSAALEGLSNPEAPGEQAQAAEKQEDDLPAAPEAEDAGTARVSLHDERLDAVTELLLTSGARRVLDLGCGEGKLLRRLAARSEFQQIVGVDLSRQALAIAARRLERLSERSRSRVRLLHGSLTYNDRRLRGFDAAALVEVIEHLEPHRLGALEASVFGSARPRRVVVTTPNADYNVLFENHTPGHLRHADHRFEWTRAEFEGWASGVALRHGYRVAFLGLGPATETTGAITQAAVFDLEEKNL, from the coding sequence ATGCTGCTTTCAATCACCTACCACGGTCCTCAGGCCCGCGATCTGGGCTACCTGCTGCACAAGCACCCGGACCGCCTGCAGCGTTTCAGCCTGCCGTTCGGACGAGCGCACGTCTTTTACCCGGAGGTCAACGAGACGCGCTGCACCGCCACCTTGCTGCTCGAGGTGGACCCGGTGGCCTTATCCCGCCGCGCCGAGGGCCGCAACCCGGGCCTGCCGCTCGAGCCTTACGTCAACGACCGCCCGTATGCCGCGAACAGCTTCTTGAGCGTTGCCCTGGGCGACGTGTACGGCACGGCGCTCGCCGGGCGCAGCCGCGAGCGGCAAGACCTCGCAGGCACCCCGCTGACCCTCGAGGCTCACCTGCCTGCCCTGCGCGCCCGCCGGGGCGGCGAAGCGCTCGTGCGGGCACTGTTCGAACCGCTGGGCTACACCGTTCAGACGCGCCGCGTCCCGCTCGAGGAGCGGTTCCCCGAGTGGGGCGAGAGCCCGTACCTCGAACTGCGGCTCTCGGGCACGCGGCGGCTGTGCGAACTGCTGGCACACCTGTACGTGCTGATCCCGGTGCTGGATGATGCCAAGCACTACTGGGTGGGCGCAGACGAGGTGGAAAAACTGCTGCGGCGCGGCGCGGGCTGGCTCGAGGCGCACCCGGAACGCGAACGCATCGTCAGCCGCTACCTGCGTTACCGCGCCGGCCTCACCTCGGCGGCCCTCGAGGGCCTGAGCAACCCGGAGGCCCCAGGGGAGCAGGCCCAGGCCGCCGAGAAACAGGAAGACGACCTGCCCGCCGCTCCGGAGGCCGAAGACGCGGGCACGGCGCGGGTATCGCTGCACGACGAGCGCCTGGACGCCGTGACCGAACTGCTGCTCACCTCGGGGGCGCGGCGCGTGCTCGACCTGGGCTGCGGCGAGGGTAAGCTGTTACGGCGACTGGCAGCGCGCAGCGAATTCCAGCAGATCGTGGGCGTGGACCTCTCGCGTCAGGCCCTGGCCATCGCCGCACGCCGCCTCGAGCGGCTGTCCGAGCGCTCGCGCTCACGCGTACGGCTGCTGCACGGCTCGCTGACCTACAACGACCGCCGCCTGCGCGGTTTTGACGCGGCCGCGCTGGTCGAGGTGATCGAACACCTCGAGCCGCACCGCCTGGGAGCCCTCGAGGCCTCGGTATTCGGGTCGGCCCGCCCGAGGCGGGTGGTGGTTACCACTCCCAACGCCGACTACAACGTGTTGTTCGAGAATCACACCCCCGGGCACCTGCGGCACGCCGACCACCGCTTCGAGTGGACCCGCGCCGAGTTCGAGGGCTGGGCCAGCGGCGTGGCCCTGCGGCACGGCTACCGGGTCGCTTTCTTGGGCCTGGGTCCCGCGACCGAGACGACCGGGGCCATCACCCAGGCAGCGGTGTTCGACCTCGAGGAGAAAAACCTATGA
- a CDS encoding polynucleotide kinase-phosphatase: MILSVPDPSLVVLMGASGSGKSSFAGQHFGPSEVLSSDFFRWVVANDETDQSATEAAFELLHLALHKRLERGLLTVVDATNVQKSARAALVRIAKEHDLFAVAIALDLPEEVCQARNEGRANRAFGPQVVRRHVRDLRASLRGLEREGFREVHVLRSSAEVDAARVERRPLRTDRRLERGPFDIIGDIHGCLEETLELLGRLGYARQADGSVIPPEGRRAIFLGDLVDRGPDPVGALRLVMGMVASGAALCVPGNHDVKLARALSGRKVTRNHGLAETMAALEAQSGEFQGEVRRFIESLTSHYVLDGGALVVAHAGLPARFQGRSSGRVREFALYGDVTGETDAYGLPVRRDWAADYRGQAAVVYGHTPVHEPRWVNGAIDIDTGCAFGGRLTALRWPERELVSVPARATYAVPARPLLAAGPGGPYGSAPLDLADFSGRVRLETRLGPTVILTEAQSAAALEVLGRFAVDPRWLVYLPPTMSPPETRREGNLLEHPLEAFAHYRAQGIERVVLEEKHMGSRCVAVVCRDEAAVRRRFGEVSGLGMLYTRSGRRFFDNDALEEAALEALRAGMERSGLWEELNTDWVVLDAELLPWTAKAQQLVRQQYAAVSAAASADLAAAETALAAASARGVDLEDLLEGTRRRTGRVRAYREAFLRYCGPAGTLGDLRLAPFHLLASEGAVHADKPHAWHLEQLERLSRAAPEFVQSTRARWVDLSDEASVARGVAWWEDLTRAGGEGVVVKPESFVARGPKGLVQPGIKVRGREYLRIIYGPEYTAPEHLERLRSRAVGAKRARALREFALGLEGLQHFVEGSALWQVHRYALGVMGLEADPMDPRL, from the coding sequence ATGATCCTGTCCGTTCCAGATCCCAGCCTGGTGGTCCTCATGGGCGCTTCGGGCTCGGGCAAGTCGAGTTTCGCAGGCCAGCACTTCGGACCCAGCGAGGTGCTGTCCTCGGATTTTTTCCGGTGGGTGGTCGCCAACGACGAAACCGACCAGAGTGCCACCGAGGCGGCCTTTGAGCTGCTGCACCTCGCCCTGCACAAGCGCCTCGAGCGCGGTCTGCTGACGGTCGTAGACGCCACCAACGTGCAAAAAAGTGCGCGCGCCGCGCTGGTGCGTATCGCCAAGGAGCACGACCTGTTCGCGGTGGCGATCGCCCTCGACCTGCCCGAGGAGGTCTGTCAGGCCCGCAACGAGGGCCGCGCGAACCGTGCTTTTGGGCCACAGGTGGTCCGCCGCCACGTGCGTGACCTGCGCGCCTCGCTGCGCGGCCTCGAGCGCGAGGGATTCAGGGAGGTTCACGTGCTGCGCTCGAGCGCGGAGGTCGACGCGGCCCGCGTGGAGCGCCGCCCGTTGCGGACCGACCGCCGCCTCGAGCGGGGTCCTTTTGACATCATCGGCGACATCCACGGCTGCCTCGAAGAGACCCTCGAGTTGCTGGGGCGTCTGGGCTACGCGCGGCAGGCGGACGGTTCGGTCATCCCGCCCGAGGGACGCCGCGCGATCTTCCTGGGCGACTTGGTGGACCGTGGACCCGACCCGGTGGGCGCGCTGCGGCTGGTGATGGGGATGGTGGCCTCGGGGGCCGCGCTGTGCGTGCCGGGCAACCACGACGTCAAGCTGGCCCGGGCCTTGAGCGGCAGAAAAGTCACCCGCAACCATGGGCTGGCCGAGACCATGGCGGCCCTCGAGGCCCAGAGCGGCGAGTTTCAGGGCGAGGTGCGCCGCTTCATCGAGTCGCTCACCAGCCACTACGTGCTCGACGGTGGCGCGCTGGTGGTTGCGCACGCCGGTCTGCCCGCGCGTTTCCAGGGCCGCTCGTCGGGCCGGGTGCGCGAGTTCGCGCTGTACGGCGACGTCACCGGCGAGACCGACGCGTACGGCCTGCCGGTGCGGCGCGACTGGGCCGCAGACTACCGCGGGCAGGCGGCGGTCGTGTACGGCCACACCCCGGTTCATGAACCCCGGTGGGTGAACGGGGCCATCGACATCGACACCGGCTGCGCCTTCGGGGGGCGGCTCACCGCGCTGCGCTGGCCCGAGCGCGAACTGGTCTCGGTCCCGGCCCGCGCCACCTACGCGGTCCCCGCGCGTCCGCTACTCGCCGCTGGGCCTGGCGGCCCCTACGGCTCCGCGCCGCTCGATCTCGCGGACTTCAGCGGCCGGGTGCGCCTGGAAACACGTCTGGGTCCCACCGTGATCCTGACCGAGGCCCAGAGTGCCGCGGCCCTCGAGGTCCTGGGGCGTTTCGCGGTGGACCCGCGCTGGCTGGTGTACCTGCCGCCCACCATGTCTCCCCCGGAAACGCGGCGCGAGGGAAACTTGCTCGAGCATCCGCTCGAGGCTTTCGCGCACTACCGCGCGCAGGGAATCGAGCGGGTGGTCCTCGAGGAGAAGCACATGGGGTCGCGTTGCGTGGCGGTGGTGTGCCGCGATGAGGCCGCCGTGCGCCGCCGCTTCGGCGAGGTCTCCGGACTGGGCATGCTGTACACCCGCAGCGGACGACGCTTTTTTGACAACGATGCCCTGGAGGAGGCCGCTCTCGAGGCCCTGCGCGCCGGCATGGAACGCTCGGGGCTGTGGGAGGAACTGAACACCGACTGGGTGGTGCTCGACGCCGAACTGCTGCCCTGGACCGCCAAGGCCCAGCAACTGGTGCGCCAGCAGTACGCGGCGGTCTCGGCTGCGGCCAGCGCCGACCTCGCGGCCGCCGAGACCGCTCTGGCGGCCGCCTCGGCCAGAGGCGTGGACCTGGAAGACCTGCTCGAGGGTACACGCCGACGCACGGGCCGCGTGCGCGCCTACCGCGAGGCGTTTTTGCGCTACTGCGGCCCGGCCGGGACACTGGGCGACTTGCGGCTCGCCCCGTTTCACCTGCTGGCCTCCGAGGGTGCAGTGCACGCGGACAAACCTCACGCCTGGCACCTCGAGCAGCTCGAGCGGCTGTCCCGGGCCGCGCCCGAATTCGTGCAGTCCACCCGGGCCCGCTGGGTGGACCTGTCGGACGAGGCCAGCGTGGCCCGGGGCGTGGCGTGGTGGGAAGACCTCACCCGCGCGGGCGGCGAGGGCGTGGTGGTCAAGCCCGAAAGCTTCGTGGCGCGCGGCCCCAAAGGGCTGGTGCAGCCGGGCATCAAGGTGCGTGGGCGCGAATACCTGCGCATCATCTACGGCCCCGAGTACACCGCACCCGAGCACCTGGAGCGGCTGCGGTCGCGCGCGGTGGGGGCCAAGCGCGCACGGGCACTGCGCGAGTTCGCGCTGGGCCTCGAGGGCCTGCAGCACTTCGTGGAAGGTTCGGCGCTGTGGCAGGTGCACCGCTACGCGCTGGGGGTGATGGGCCTCGAGGCGGACCCGATGGACCCGAGGCTGTAG
- the rplU gene encoding 50S ribosomal protein L21, giving the protein MFAIITSGGKQYRVQEGDVIRVEKLKGDAGEKVEFKPLLIGGEQTLIGEAVAGAVVNAEVVSHGRGEKIYIRKYKSGIQYRRRNGHRQDFTAIKITGIK; this is encoded by the coding sequence ATGTTTGCAATCATCACGAGCGGTGGAAAGCAGTACCGCGTGCAGGAAGGCGACGTCATCCGGGTCGAGAAGCTCAAGGGTGACGCGGGCGAAAAGGTCGAGTTCAAGCCGCTGCTGATCGGCGGCGAGCAGACCCTGATCGGCGAGGCCGTGGCGGGTGCGGTGGTCAACGCCGAAGTCGTTTCGCACGGCCGCGGCGAAAAGATCTACATCCGCAAGTACAAGAGCGGTATCCAGTACCGCCGCCGCAACGGTCATCGCCAGGACTTCACGGCGATCAAGATCACCGGCATCAAGTAA
- the rpmA gene encoding 50S ribosomal protein L27, with product MAHKKGVGSSKNGRDSNPKYLGVKKFGGQTVIAGNILVRQRGTKFKAGQGVGMGRDHTLFALVDGKVVFVDKGSKGRFISVETQAVAAD from the coding sequence ATGGCACACAAAAAAGGCGTAGGTTCTTCGAAGAACGGCCGCGACAGCAACCCCAAGTACCTGGGCGTCAAGAAGTTCGGCGGCCAGACCGTGATCGCCGGTAACATCCTGGTCCGCCAGCGCGGCACCAAGTTCAAGGCGGGTCAGGGCGTCGGCATGGGCCGCGACCACACCCTCTTCGCTCTGGTAGACGGCAAGGTCGTCTTCGTTGACAAGGGCAGCAAGGGCCGCTTCATCAGCGTGGAGACTCAGGCCGTAGCGGCCGATTGA
- the obgE gene encoding GTPase ObgE: MAFRDVLEIEVIAGDGGEGSMSFFRAKYLPKGGPDGGHGGKGGSVLLRAVDNVASLDALVGKRKFRAESGRYGEGRLRQGADGADLVIDVPVGTTAFDVDTGRVIADLTEVGQVKVIAKGGSGGRGNSAFVSPTRQAPRFSELGTPGERRRIRLELRLIADVGLVGYPNAGKSSLLAALSRANPEIADYPFTTLAPILGVVTRGQDWGEQRFTLADIPGIIEGASEGKGLGLEFLRHISRTRLLVYVLDVSRDPVTELENLQSELRSYDPSLLESAALVVLNKIDLVEPDIVQMVTEELQDVGLPILAVSAQHGDNLETLRETLFDLLPSRELWAQSHALEEEPEVVRAQPLRVSLRIDTNRQGEQERTWDVEGGPFAERLTRLSRHLEDASEYLQNFFKREGLYSALKRAGAREGDTVNISGFQFEYFSDDKKQE; this comes from the coding sequence ATGGCTTTTCGTGACGTTCTGGAAATTGAAGTTATCGCCGGGGACGGTGGCGAAGGCTCCATGAGCTTTTTCCGGGCCAAGTACCTGCCCAAGGGCGGCCCGGACGGCGGCCACGGGGGGAAGGGCGGCAGCGTGCTGCTGCGCGCGGTTGACAACGTGGCCAGCCTCGACGCCCTGGTCGGCAAGCGCAAGTTCCGCGCCGAGAGCGGGCGCTACGGCGAAGGTCGCCTGCGCCAGGGCGCCGATGGCGCGGACCTGGTCATCGACGTGCCGGTGGGCACCACCGCCTTCGATGTGGACACCGGACGGGTCATCGCCGACCTCACCGAGGTCGGTCAGGTCAAGGTGATCGCCAAGGGTGGCAGCGGCGGTCGTGGCAACTCGGCCTTTGTCTCCCCCACCCGGCAGGCCCCGCGCTTCTCCGAGCTCGGCACTCCCGGCGAGCGCCGCCGCATTCGCCTCGAGCTGCGCCTGATCGCCGACGTGGGTCTGGTCGGCTACCCCAACGCGGGCAAGTCGAGCCTGCTGGCCGCGCTCTCGCGCGCCAACCCCGAGATCGCCGACTACCCCTTTACGACCCTCGCCCCGATCCTGGGCGTGGTCACCCGGGGTCAGGATTGGGGCGAGCAGCGCTTCACCCTGGCCGACATCCCCGGCATCATCGAAGGTGCTTCGGAAGGCAAGGGGCTGGGCCTCGAGTTCCTGCGGCACATCTCGCGCACCCGTCTGCTGGTGTACGTCCTGGACGTGAGCCGCGACCCGGTGACCGAGCTGGAGAACCTGCAGTCCGAACTGCGCTCGTACGACCCCAGCCTGCTCGAGTCCGCCGCGCTGGTGGTGCTGAACAAGATCGACCTGGTCGAACCCGATATCGTGCAGATGGTAACCGAGGAGTTGCAAGACGTCGGCCTGCCGATTCTGGCGGTCAGTGCTCAGCACGGCGACAACCTCGAGACGTTGCGCGAGACCCTGTTCGACCTGCTGCCTTCGCGCGAGCTGTGGGCCCAGAGCCACGCCCTCGAGGAAGAACCGGAGGTCGTGCGCGCCCAGCCGCTGCGGGTGTCGCTGCGCATCGACACCAACCGCCAGGGCGAGCAGGAGCGCACCTGGGACGTGGAGGGCGGTCCTTTCGCCGAGCGTCTTACCCGTCTCTCGCGGCACCTCGAGGACGCCTCGGAATACCTGCAGAACTTCTTCAAGCGCGAGGGGCTCTACAGCGCGCTCAAACGCGCCGGTGCCCGCGAGGGCGACACGGTGAACATCAGCGGCTTCCAGTTCGAGTACTTCTCGGACGACAAGAAACAGGAGTAA
- the nadD gene encoding nicotinate-nucleotide adenylyltransferase produces the protein MNIGLLGGSFDPVHLGHLLVAIEAGYRLGLDRVWLLPARESPGKAPPAAAHHRLAMLEIAAQADPILEVCALEFELPAPSYTYRTLEALQARHPELRFSLILGMDALLGLPGWRDAQRVLELAHVVGVTRPGFAASGISERIVKPGGLYPGALRYNAYHDGLPPGPTPSSGPRELRFERGASLITVPAFEVSSREVRRRVKASEPITHLVPRGVADYLSTHQLYRS, from the coding sequence ATGAACATCGGTCTGCTGGGCGGCTCTTTTGACCCGGTCCACCTCGGTCACCTGCTGGTGGCGATCGAGGCGGGCTACCGCCTGGGTCTGGACCGGGTGTGGCTGCTCCCGGCGCGTGAGTCCCCGGGCAAAGCTCCTCCGGCTGCGGCTCACCACCGTCTGGCCATGCTGGAAATCGCGGCGCAGGCAGACCCGATCCTCGAGGTGTGCGCGCTGGAGTTCGAGCTTCCGGCGCCTTCTTATACCTACCGTACCCTCGAGGCGCTGCAGGCACGCCATCCGGAGCTGCGTTTCTCGCTGATCCTGGGCATGGACGCGCTGTTGGGCCTGCCCGGGTGGCGCGATGCGCAGCGGGTACTGGAGCTCGCGCACGTGGTGGGCGTGACCCGCCCGGGCTTCGCGGCGTCCGGGATCAGCGAGCGCATTGTGAAGCCTGGGGGACTGTACCCGGGTGCGCTACGGTATAATGCGTATCATGATGGGCTCCCCCCTGGGCCAACACCTTCGTCCGGGCCGAGGGAGCTGCGTTTCGAGAGAGGCGCGAGCCTGATCACCGTACCAGCCTTCGAGGTTTCCAGCCGCGAGGTCCGAAGGCGGGTAAAGGCGTCCGAGCCGATCACGCATCTGGTTCCGAGAGGAGTCGCGGACTATCTATCCACCCACCAGCTTTACCGATCCTGA
- the yqeK gene encoding bis(5'-nucleosyl)-tetraphosphatase (symmetrical) YqeK: MVRPKRYAHILRVAVLARDIARSQHLDAERAFAAGLLHDIARDLSFPELLRLAPAECDIDRHHALAVHGRAGRALLERWGYGDLTVLEAVEDHTTGPRGSNPVSAAVYIADVSEPGRGVNEHIRELAFKNLTAALELAICSKVHYLQGRGIDVHPRTLAVYQSLECSKHR, translated from the coding sequence ATGGTCCGGCCCAAACGTTACGCGCACATCCTGCGGGTTGCGGTGCTGGCCCGGGACATCGCCCGCTCCCAGCACCTCGACGCCGAGCGTGCCTTTGCGGCCGGGCTGCTGCACGACATCGCCCGCGACCTGTCTTTTCCCGAGCTGCTGCGGCTTGCTCCGGCCGAGTGCGACATCGACCGGCACCATGCCCTGGCGGTGCACGGCCGTGCCGGTCGCGCCCTGCTGGAACGCTGGGGGTACGGCGACCTCACGGTCCTCGAGGCGGTGGAGGATCACACCACCGGGCCGCGCGGCAGCAACCCGGTTTCGGCAGCGGTCTACATTGCCGACGTGAGCGAACCGGGGCGTGGGGTGAACGAACACATCCGCGAACTGGCCTTCAAGAACCTGACAGCAGCCCTCGAGCTCGCGATCTGCTCGAAGGTGCACTACCTGCAGGGTCGCGGCATCGACGTGCATCCGCGCACCCTGGCCGTCTATCAATCCCTGGAGTGTTCCAAACACCGATGA
- a CDS encoding LCP family protein: MTDRPHPSSQAERAADLRAARSKRGWRALQLTCMVLSVSSLMGYLAMTTQVAEGARAQLIVAPGEAPSFSVLLAGLDVAYCYYHTPCKPGDPRIQSLSRTDTLMLAIFDKTHVKILSIPRDTWVDGTNRKVNAGYPIGGPEQMVHDVETVTGQRIDYYAVVKLSYVEDIIDALGGLDVNAPAPVDFVDNAAKLRLKLDAGPHHLNGKDAVAFLRMRKAPGWGDDYGRMDRQKEAVAQLLDKLRSPQGLSALPSLMAAFSQGVTTNADPGLLQQMVPHLGSYRLQMATLPTHDGQGSYLIADRSRLADVLGKDIPENTVSQPTVPARILDASGQPGLGEALARYLRLRGLEVGQIEVQPKSLERSRVVTLNEVTSAQAYADFLGLARLQALRFPVSYGEVVIYLGADAAERFGGLAAFAGH; this comes from the coding sequence ATGACCGACCGCCCCCACCCCTCCTCGCAGGCCGAACGAGCGGCCGATCTCCGTGCCGCGCGCAGCAAGCGCGGTTGGCGCGCCTTGCAGCTGACCTGCATGGTGCTGTCGGTCAGCAGCCTGATGGGCTATCTGGCCATGACCACCCAGGTGGCCGAAGGAGCGCGCGCCCAACTGATCGTGGCTCCGGGCGAGGCTCCGTCTTTCAGCGTGCTGCTGGCGGGTCTGGACGTGGCCTACTGCTACTACCACACCCCCTGCAAGCCCGGAGACCCCCGCATTCAGAGCCTGTCGCGCACCGACACGCTGATGCTGGCGATCTTCGACAAAACCCACGTCAAGATCTTGTCGATCCCGCGCGACACCTGGGTGGACGGCACCAACCGCAAGGTAAACGCCGGCTACCCGATCGGCGGACCCGAACAGATGGTCCACGACGTGGAGACCGTCACCGGGCAGCGCATCGACTACTACGCGGTGGTCAAACTGTCGTACGTGGAGGACATCATCGATGCGCTGGGCGGGCTGGATGTGAACGCCCCGGCTCCGGTGGACTTCGTGGACAACGCGGCCAAGTTGCGGCTGAAGCTCGACGCGGGACCGCACCACCTCAACGGCAAGGACGCGGTGGCCTTCTTGCGTATGCGCAAGGCCCCCGGCTGGGGCGATGACTACGGCCGCATGGACCGTCAGAAAGAAGCGGTGGCTCAGCTGCTCGACAAGCTGCGCAGCCCGCAGGGCCTGAGCGCACTGCCTTCGCTGATGGCCGCCTTCTCCCAGGGTGTGACCACCAACGCCGACCCGGGACTGCTGCAGCAGATGGTGCCGCACCTGGGCAGCTACCGCCTGCAGATGGCGACCCTACCGACCCACGACGGTCAGGGCTCGTACCTGATCGCCGACCGCAGCCGCCTGGCAGACGTGCTCGGCAAGGACATCCCCGAGAACACGGTCAGCCAGCCCACCGTTCCCGCGCGTATCCTGGACGCCAGCGGCCAGCCGGGCCTGGGCGAGGCGCTGGCGCGCTACCTGCGCCTGCGCGGCCTCGAGGTGGGTCAAATCGAGGTTCAGCCCAAGAGCCTCGAGCGCAGCCGGGTGGTGACCTTGAACGAGGTCACCAGCGCTCAGGCCTACGCCGACTTTCTGGGGCTGGCACGCCTGCAGGCCCTGCGTTTTCCGGTGTCGTACGGCGAGGTGGTCATCTACCTGGGGGCCGACGCGGCCGAACGCTTCGGGGGCCTGGCAGCCTTCGCGGGTCACTAA
- the rsfS gene encoding ribosome silencing factor, with the protein MDIKQQLQIIVDAARERRAEDVTVLDLSEVSSTLDYFVICTATAGLQINAVQQNIREKTREAGVQVVSVEGPSQRWVLMNYGTIVVHIMTKEAREYYDLEGLWNDARQLSL; encoded by the coding sequence GTGGACATCAAACAGCAACTGCAGATCATCGTGGACGCCGCGCGCGAACGCCGTGCGGAAGACGTGACCGTACTGGACCTCAGCGAGGTCTCCTCTACCCTGGATTACTTTGTGATCTGCACCGCCACCGCAGGACTGCAGATCAACGCGGTGCAGCAGAACATCCGCGAAAAGACCCGCGAGGCGGGCGTACAGGTCGTGAGCGTAGAAGGCCCCAGCCAGCGCTGGGTGCTGATGAACTACGGCACCATCGTCGTGCACATCATGACGAAAGAGGCTCGTGAGTACTATGACCTCGAGGGGCTCTGGAACGACGCGCGCCAGCTGAGCCTGTAG